Part of the Nostoc sp. ATCC 53789 genome, AAAATAAAGATAGCCACTAAAGTAGCCAGGATAGCCAATAAAGAAGCACTCACAAGCATAAAAGGAGAAGAAATAGGCTCTTGAGGAACTTGAGCTTCGGATAGGATAATTGCATTACCTAAGTTTTGATTTTCCGCTAAACGGCTTTCTTCTAGCTTTTGTTGCAAAAGTAAATAAGTAGATTGTGCAACTTGTGCTTTACGTTCTAACTGGCGTTGTTGTTGTTCTAATCTCGGAAGATAACTCAAACGTTGTTTGTGGCTAGCTTGTAAGTTAGATAAAGCAGCAGCTTGGCTTTCTAAACCCAGATGGGTTGACTCTAATTCTATAAGCTTCGCTGAGAGTTGCTGTTGTAGCTCTCCTAATTCATAGTTTTGATTTAGTTGTAGTTTATTCGTTCCTGTAACTTTTTTTATACGTTGTTGCAGTAGCTCATTTAAAGACTTTAATTTGTCTTCTAAATCTATAATTTGCGGATGGGTGTCTTTTACAACAGTTCGCCTGAGCGTAAGTTGCGACTCTAATTGTTGGATTTCTTTGAGAATATTTTGTACACCTGAAATTTGGCTAAGGGAAGTCTTAATCATTGCCTGCCGAGAGTTCATACCCAATTGTTCGCGGATTTCTTTAGATTGTGCATCGATATCAGCAATTCTTGATTGAGCTTCACTAAATTTCTTTTGTAAATCTGCAATATTTTCTACTGCCTTACTTGCTTCCTCTGGCAGGGAAACACTTTTATAGTTTTCTTTAAAATTGGCGATATCGGCTTCTGCTTTTAGAACAGTTAATTCTGCATTCGGCATCTGTTTTTCTAAAAATTTGCGAGCAGCCGTAGTTTGATTCCTCTGAGCGGATACATTATATTCTAAATAAGCATCCATCAATTTATTAACAACTTCTGTTGCAATTTCCGGGTTATTATCTTGATAGGATACTAATAAAATATCAGTTCCATTAATATTATTCACAGTCAACTTTTTAAGAAAAGCCTGGAGTTTTATAAGCTCTCCTTTGTCGTCCTTCAACTTGAGTTTTTTTATAGTTTTTTGCGCTATAGGTATAGAGCGTATAACTTCTGCCTCTGTATTTAAAGGATTAGTTTGATCCTGAGATACTGATTCTAGCTTGTTTATTTCTGTTCCTACTCCCGTTAGGGAAGAAGTTATATTTGTTTTGTGGAACAGCAGCTTTCCCTCTGCCATATAATTAGGTTGTCTTAATAACAAAGGTAACAATGAAATTAGCAAAGTTGGGAAAAATATTACTATAAAAGACAACCATCGGCGCTTCAAAATTTGCAAATAGGTGTTAAACGTAATAATGCTTTCTGTTCGAGATTCCATAAATTTAAACTGAATTTTTAATGATTGGTGTAATTAAGATTGAATGACTCAATATTGCAAACAAGTAAAAGAAATAAGATAGATAATTTGTCAAGCCAAGCTACTGATTAGATAGAGACATATAAGTATGAGTTTTAGAACTATTATGGTGAACTGCTAGAATTTCACTAATCACTTGCTCCAAATCTTCGTCTGTAAGATTAGAACCCGAAGGTAGGCAAAGACCGTGTGTAAATAAATCTTTAGCGACTGTATCTCCAATATATTCACACTCAGCAAACACAGGCTGAAGATGCAAAGGCTTCCATACAGGACGAGTTTCAATTTGCTGTGCGGCAAGTGCGATACGGACTTGTTCTCGATCTGCTCCAAAAGTTGCTGGATCGATTGTTAAACAGGTTAACCAGCGAGTAGCACAGCCAAAAATAGCTTCCGGCATAAATTCTATGCCTGGAAGATTTCCTAAAACCTGTTGGTAAATCTTAAAGTTGCGTCTTCTAGCCGCCACTCGCTCACTCAAAAGATGTAATTGACCGCGACCAATACCAGCTAAAACATTGCTCAGACGGTAGTTGTAACCAATTTCCGAGTGTTGGTAATGGGGAGATAAATCGCGTGCTTGGGTTGCTAAGAAACGGGCTTTTGCTACCAATTGTGGATCGTCGGAAACCAACATCCCACCGCCGGAGGTAGTGATGATTTTATTGCCATTAAAGGAGTAAATGCCAATGCGCCCAAAAGTTCCGGGGGAACGCTCTTTGTAGGTAGCACCTAAAGCTTCAGCTGCGTCTTCAATTAAAGGAACGTCATATTGATTGCAAGCTTTCAGGATGGGATCGATATCTGCACTTTGACCATACAGATGCACAAGTACCACTGCTTTAGGCAATCTACCAAAACGTGCGCGGTTCTCTAGCGCTTCCTGCAATAAGTCAGGATTCATATTCCAAGAAGTGCGATCGCTATCAATAAATACTGGTTTTGCTCCTAGGTAAGCAATTGGATTGGCGGTAGCTATAAATGTCAGGGTAGAGCAAAAAACTTCATCTCCAGACTGGACACCTACTAACCGTAAAGCCAAATGCAGAGCTGCTGTACCAGAACTAACAGCCGCCGCATACCCAGCCCCAGTTTCTTGACAAAATTCTTGCTCAAAAGCATTTACGTGTGGGCCTACTGGTGCAATCCAGTTAGTATCAAAAGCTTCTTTGATGAGTTCTAGCTCGCGATCGCCCATGTGTGGAGTTGAGAGCAAGATTGGTTTAGTCATGATTATTTTCAGTAGTTTGGATTATCTGATAAGGCTGCAATAATTCAGATTTTTTCATGATAAACTCCTCAAAGTATTGTTGATGACTTAAAAACCTTTACACTTACTTGTTATTTAACATTTTGTAATTTCTGAGATTGCAAAGAGAATATACTTTTCATATTTTGAAGTAACTTCTGTTTAATAAGCTTATAAAATAAGAAATGGAGTATACCACTTGGATCTGATAAAAAATATTTAACATTCGTATCAAACAAACTATATTCTAAAGAGCCGTTGAAAGCATCTTGAATAAACCTATGGAATTTAGCATAATATTGTTCTTTATAGGAAATCTTCTCAAAATTGATGTTATTTGATAGTAAATATAAAATATACGGAAAGTTTACACCAACTGAGAGAGAACCCATTAGAGATTGCCAAAACCGTGGATTGATTTCAATAACATTAATTTGCCCTGTCTGAGAATTATATCTTAAGTCTAAATTAGCAACACCATTCCATTTAAGTACATTCATAGTTTTTGTGACTATATCAATAACAGCAGAATCATGAACAAACTTCAATTTGTCAATTTTGGGAGTAAATCCTTTTGTTAACCCTAATTGCTGTTGTATTGTGTAAGCAAGAACTTGCCCATCCTGACAAAGAACACTACAACCTATGTCATGACCAGGTACATATTTTTGAACAATATAGGCATCGTTGGGATAGTTACAAAGAGCCTGAAAGTTTTCTTCTTCTAAAGACTCAAATTTTTGTATATTTTTTCCACCACTGCCATCAACTGGTTTGAGTATTACAGGATAATTAAATTGGCTAATATTCTCAATCTCTTTAAGTAAAACTGTTTCAGGTGTTAGAATATTATGTTTTTTTAATAAAAGGTGCAACTTCCATTTGTCAAAGGCTGTATCTAAATTTTCTTCACTTGGTAATGCTACTACTCTACACAATTTTGACAATTTATCTCTATATTTTGAAACAAACTTGAAGCTTTCTTCAGAAGCCGGAAATATAATATTTATTCCTTGAGTTTCGATTGTCCTAATTACCTCATCTAAATACTTTATTGAATTCATCCTATTTTTCGAAATAACTAAACTATCAATATATGCCGAATGCTTGTAAAAATATAACCATTGATTCTCATCTGATACTTGGTCTGAAGAGACAATCACATTTATCTTAAATTCACTATTAGCTTTTTTAAGACAGCGTATTGCATAGTACGCGAGAGGATTGTTGCATGGATCGGGAATTAAAACGGATGGTTGTTGAATTTTCATTGACTATGATTTATGTAAATTTTCAAAACTTAAATACTAGAAGCATTATCAAACTTAATTGTTTAACCAATATGAAAAATGAAAAGCATAATTTTCCGATCGTGGTTATTCAATGTGAACGATAAGCAGGAAAAAAGTCTGATTCCAATAATTCTGATGCTGTTTTACCTATA contains:
- a CDS encoding ATP-grasp domain-containing protein → MKIQQPSVLIPDPCNNPLAYYAIRCLKKANSEFKINVIVSSDQVSDENQWLYFYKHSAYIDSLVISKNRMNSIKYLDEVIRTIETQGINIIFPASEESFKFVSKYRDKLSKLCRVVALPSEENLDTAFDKWKLHLLLKKHNILTPETVLLKEIENISQFNYPVILKPVDGSGGKNIQKFESLEEENFQALCNYPNDAYIVQKYVPGHDIGCSVLCQDGQVLAYTIQQQLGLTKGFTPKIDKLKFVHDSAVIDIVTKTMNVLKWNGVANLDLRYNSQTGQINVIEINPRFWQSLMGSLSVGVNFPYILYLLSNNINFEKISYKEQYYAKFHRFIQDAFNGSLEYSLFDTNVKYFLSDPSGILHFLFYKLIKQKLLQNMKSIFSLQSQKLQNVK
- a CDS encoding GNVR domain-containing protein; translated protein: MSFIVIFFPTLLISLLPLLLRQPNYMAEGKLLFHKTNITSSLTGVGTEINKLESVSQDQTNPLNTEAEVIRSIPIAQKTIKKLKLKDDKGELIKLQAFLKKLTVNNINGTDILLVSYQDNNPEIATEVVNKLMDAYLEYNVSAQRNQTTAARKFLEKQMPNAELTVLKAEADIANFKENYKSVSLPEEASKAVENIADLQKKFSEAQSRIADIDAQSKEIREQLGMNSRQAMIKTSLSQISGVQNILKEIQQLESQLTLRRTVVKDTHPQIIDLEDKLKSLNELLQQRIKKVTGTNKLQLNQNYELGELQQQLSAKLIELESTHLGLESQAAALSNLQASHKQRLSYLPRLEQQQRQLERKAQVAQSTYLLLQQKLEESRLAENQNLGNAIILSEAQVPQEPISSPFMLVSASLLAILATLVAIFILEATDKSIKTVDETKSCWD
- a CDS encoding DegT/DnrJ/EryC1/StrS family aminotransferase, coding for MTKPILLSTPHMGDRELELIKEAFDTNWIAPVGPHVNAFEQEFCQETGAGYAAAVSSGTAALHLALRLVGVQSGDEVFCSTLTFIATANPIAYLGAKPVFIDSDRTSWNMNPDLLQEALENRARFGRLPKAVVLVHLYGQSADIDPILKACNQYDVPLIEDAAEALGATYKERSPGTFGRIGIYSFNGNKIITTSGGGMLVSDDPQLVAKARFLATQARDLSPHYQHSEIGYNYRLSNVLAGIGRGQLHLLSERVAARRRNFKIYQQVLGNLPGIEFMPEAIFGCATRWLTCLTIDPATFGADREQVRIALAAQQIETRPVWKPLHLQPVFAECEYIGDTVAKDLFTHGLCLPSGSNLTDEDLEQVISEILAVHHNSSKTHTYMSLSNQ